The Prochlorococcus sp. MIT 1341 genomic interval CTTGTTTTATTGGAACCCTCCCAAGCTTTTCTTTTTCGAGGGTCACTTAAAACAGCATAAGCCTCATTTACTAACTTAAACCGTTCTTCAGCATTCCTATCATTCCCATTTAAATCAGGATGCCATTTTCTAGCCTCTCTCCTAAAAGCTAGCTTCAATTCTTTTTGGTCACTATCAGGAGATAAACCTAATAAAGCCCAATAATCTGGGTTAGCGGTAGAAGTCATCATCCCATTGATCTACATTCCTTCTTCGAGGGTTTCGTCTCGACTCATTAAGTGATGATTGATTATCCCAAGGATCGTCGTCCCAATAATCATCTGAGAAAAGTTCATCTTTAAGTGAACCAAAAGTGTTGCGAATTCCCTGCAATGGATTCGAGTCATTACGTCTTTCGGCAGTCAAACGACGATTTAACCCAAAAAGAGCTTCTTGTAATCCAGCAACTAAAAACTCGAGTTCTTGTGGATCATCATTTTCTAGTTCATCTTGTACATCTCTTAAAGCCATTTCAACAGCTCGCTGCTGTCGCTCTGCTCCATAAGGACCAAGTTCTAGAGCTGAATCTCGAAGTCTACGTTCTGCTTGAGCAACAAGAGTGAGTGCACTATTTCTTCTATCAATACTAGCTCTACGCTTTCTATCTTCATCTGCCTTAGCAGAAGCATCCGCCAGAATTTGTTTTATCTCATCTTCATCAAGTGTGGAACCACCTTGGATACTAACTGATTGTTTTCTACCTGTTGTTCTGTCAGTGGCGCTAACTTCTAATAAACCATTTGAATCAATATCAAAAGCCACCTGTACTTGAGGAACGCCTCGGGGTGCTGGAGGAATGCCTGACAACTTAAATCTACCTAATGATTTGTTATCAGAGGCCAATTGTCTTTCACCCTGCCAAACATGTATCTCAACAGAAGACTGATTGGCTTCTGATGTGCTAAAAACGTCAGCCTGTCGAACAGGTATTGGGGTATTTCTTGGTATAAGAACTTTCATTAAACCTCCAACAGTTTCAAGCCCTAAAGAAAGTGGAGTTACGTCATTCAGCAGTAAATCACGTAATTCACCCGTTAAGATTCCTGCTTGAACAGCTGCCCCGATTGCTACAACTTCATCTGGGTTAACTGTTTGGGAAGGTGTTTTAGGAATCATTGTTCTGACTAGTTGTTGAATCATTGGCATTCGTGTACACCCCCCTACTAGAACAACATCATCAACATCCCTGGGGTCCCAACCTGAGTCATTAATTGCTGTTTGGACTGGTAGTAGTAAACGATCTAACAAATCAGGGCAAAGTGATTCAAAAGTAGGCCTATCTAGAGTCGTTTCTATATGAAGAGGGCCCTCAGAGCCTGATCCCGTTGCAATAAAAGGTAGAGAAATTGGCGTGCTTTTTACTCCTGAGAGCTCTTGTTTGGCCTTTTCGGCAGC includes:
- the dnaK gene encoding molecular chaperone DnaK; this translates as MGRIVGIDLGTTNSVLGVLEAGRPQVIANAEGCRTTPSVVGYTKDSELLVGQLARRQLVLSPKNTFSNLKRFVGRSWDELEENSLNVPYTVRANANGNVRVTCPSTEREYAPEELVACILRKLIDDAETFLGEPVEAAVITVPAYFNDSQRQATRDAGRLAGITVERILNEPTAAALAYGFDRSAKKKVLVFDLGGGTFDVSLMSIANGVFDVKATCGDTQLGGNDFDQRIVDWLSDDFQKKYSIDLRRDRQALQRLTEAAEKAKQELSGVKSTPISLPFIATGSGSEGPLHIETTLDRPTFESLCPDLLDRLLLPVQTAINDSGWDPRDVDDVVLVGGCTRMPMIQQLVRTMIPKTPSQTVNPDEVVAIGAAVQAGILTGELRDLLLNDVTPLSLGLETVGGLMKVLIPRNTPIPVRQADVFSTSEANQSSVEIHVWQGERQLASDNKSLGRFKLSGIPPAPRGVPQVQVAFDIDSNGLLEVSATDRTTGRKQSVSIQGGSTLDEDEIKQILADASAKADEDRKRRASIDRRNSALTLVAQAERRLRDSALELGPYGAERQQRAVEMALRDVQDELENDDPQELEFLVAGLQEALFGLNRRLTAERRNDSNPLQGIRNTFGSLKDELFSDDYWDDDPWDNQSSLNESRRNPRRRNVDQWDDDFYR